One segment of Leptospira kirschneri serovar Cynopteri str. 3522 CT DNA contains the following:
- a CDS encoding esterase/lipase family protein yields the protein MERKDRIPYKPTQPSMDLSKLLVRFAKDTSVGTLETVRFILSESLDWSSKRLSELSGTPLVQNTSLAEFFFKSGEVLKNAGEKTEQGLTDALVSTANAMQIALDALENADEVVKRTLFENIPVSSIVGQSFAGIVTTSQIQASFRLEGKDTEYQEILMDWKSSKLPRLILCIPGLFCDEGLWNTNGEIPLSETIKECGYYPVYLRFNPGIHLSTNAKKMLDLVENLLNSPELKDKTLDVISYSQGGLIFRSALYQSKRNGSQFSKRIRHALVINSPDGGSYIEKIGFWLGLGAESLPILPVHILGFIGNQRSDAIKDLSHGIIREEDWIQNDQMKRYLNDLYFGELDDINATQIYSLVTETESKWSSWIGDGIVEKPSLTLLSDKVYRKKSNPESRVHCLFGTSHYQVMAHPQTSRILREVLNDRMNS from the coding sequence ATGGAAAGAAAAGATAGAATACCTTATAAACCTACACAACCGAGTATGGATCTAAGTAAATTGTTGGTTCGATTTGCAAAAGATACTTCGGTGGGAACCTTAGAAACGGTCCGCTTCATTTTGAGTGAATCCTTGGATTGGTCTTCCAAACGGTTATCCGAACTTTCGGGTACACCTTTGGTTCAGAATACCAGTTTGGCCGAGTTTTTTTTCAAATCCGGAGAGGTCCTGAAAAACGCAGGTGAAAAAACGGAACAGGGATTGACGGATGCTCTGGTTTCCACTGCAAATGCGATGCAGATAGCGTTAGACGCACTTGAAAATGCAGATGAAGTCGTTAAAAGAACCCTTTTTGAGAATATTCCGGTTTCCAGTATCGTAGGTCAATCTTTTGCAGGAATTGTGACTACTTCCCAGATTCAGGCTTCTTTTAGACTAGAAGGTAAAGATACAGAATATCAAGAAATTCTAATGGACTGGAAAAGTTCGAAATTACCTCGTCTGATTTTATGTATTCCAGGTCTTTTTTGTGACGAAGGACTTTGGAATACAAACGGAGAAATTCCACTTTCGGAAACGATAAAAGAATGCGGTTATTATCCCGTTTATCTTCGGTTTAATCCCGGAATTCATCTTTCTACGAACGCAAAAAAAATGTTGGATCTTGTAGAAAATCTTCTAAATTCTCCGGAACTGAAAGATAAAACGTTAGACGTCATATCTTACAGTCAGGGAGGTTTGATTTTCAGAAGTGCTTTGTATCAGTCCAAACGAAATGGTTCCCAGTTCTCAAAAAGGATTCGTCATGCGCTTGTGATCAATTCTCCCGATGGAGGATCGTATATCGAAAAGATTGGTTTTTGGTTGGGACTTGGAGCGGAGTCGTTGCCGATTCTTCCGGTTCATATTTTAGGTTTTATCGGAAATCAGAGAAGCGACGCAATCAAAGATCTTTCTCATGGAATCATACGAGAAGAGGATTGGATTCAGAACGATCAGATGAAAAGATACTTAAACGATTTGTACTTTGGAGAACTTGATGACATAAACGCGACTCAAATTTATAGTTTGGTGACAGAGACAGAATCCAAATGGTCTTCTTGGATTGGAGACGGGATCGTGGAAAAACCGAGTCTTACTTTGTTAAGCGATAAAGTGTATCGAAAAAAATCGAACCCAGAATCGCGGGTTCATTGTTTGTTTGGAACTTCTCATTATCAGGTCATGGCACATCCGCAGACTAGTAGGATTTTACGAGAAGTATTAAACGACCGAATGAATTCATGA
- a CDS encoding GNAT family N-acetyltransferase produces MNIKEASILDLPEIAKLFDEYRQFYKQKSDLKGAEKFIEERILKQESKIYLLMDGNTCCGFTQLYPIFTSLSMKRAWILNDLFVGPKHRKKGGGRALIEETAKLARDTGAKYIQLSTAFDNHTAQKLYESIGFVKDEEFLYYTWVV; encoded by the coding sequence ATGAATATTAAAGAAGCTTCTATTCTGGATTTACCGGAAATTGCCAAACTCTTTGACGAGTATCGTCAATTTTATAAACAAAAATCGGATTTAAAGGGTGCGGAAAAATTTATCGAAGAAAGAATTCTTAAACAAGAATCTAAAATTTATCTTTTAATGGATGGAAATACTTGTTGTGGTTTTACTCAGCTCTATCCGATATTTACCTCCTTATCTATGAAACGGGCTTGGATTTTAAATGATCTTTTTGTTGGACCGAAACATCGTAAAAAAGGAGGAGGTAGGGCCTTGATTGAGGAAACGGCTAAACTTGCGAGAGATACGGGAGCGAAGTATATTCAATTGTCGACAGCTTTTGATAATCATACCGCCCAAAAATTATACGAATCGATCGGTTTTGTAAAAGACGAAGAATTTCTTTATTATACTTGGGTTGTATAG
- a CDS encoding cysteine-rich CWC family protein: MSEEGYLNSRTTLKVCQRCGQTFGCGAAFYSCECFSVNLSSEVRNQIKENYDDCICILCLKELERSKKKE, translated from the coding sequence ATGTCTGAGGAAGGATATTTAAACTCTAGGACTACTCTAAAGGTCTGTCAACGTTGTGGACAGACCTTCGGCTGTGGCGCAGCTTTTTATTCCTGTGAATGTTTTTCTGTAAATTTGTCGTCTGAGGTTCGAAATCAAATCAAAGAAAATTACGATGACTGTATTTGTATTCTTTGTTTGAAAGAATTGGAAAGGTCTAAAAAAAAGGAATGA
- a CDS encoding potassium/proton antiporter, which yields MEFEFNTLILSVLIILSIGLLRISSKFGVPSLLLFLMMGMAAGSDGPGGIDFDNPILARQVGSIALAYILFSGGLETEWQKIRPVLWKGIILGNLGVLITWAVMGLFSVYVLGFSPVIGFLLGAVVSSTDAAAVFNVLRTRNTGMKKGLTSLLELESGSNDPLAVLLTVSILSLLGPRVPKAEELVFHIIVQFSVGSVAGALFGYLIYKGLNRIKLEYEGLYPVLISASVLFVYSATELIGGNPFLAVYIAGLVLGNQSFVHKRSNLRFLDGIAWLMQIVMFLTLGLLVYPSRIPPLFGTGILFSCFLVFFARPIAVFISLIRSGYNFKEKLLVSWIGLRGAAPIILATFPFAQGVEGSDKIFHLVFFTVLVSLLIQGTSVPQVVRWLGLDAPLEQRASYPFEFENREQSDSNLLEFIVPYGSDTVGKFVYSLNFPENSLITLIYRGDKHIVPTGKTKLEEGDVLLILTPKGSEDKIREILSKMDSNLS from the coding sequence ATGGAATTTGAATTCAATACACTTATCTTATCCGTATTAATCATACTCAGCATCGGACTTTTAAGAATTTCATCCAAGTTTGGAGTACCTTCTCTGTTGTTGTTTTTAATGATGGGAATGGCAGCAGGTTCGGACGGTCCGGGAGGAATCGATTTTGATAATCCGATTCTTGCAAGACAAGTAGGTTCCATAGCATTGGCGTATATCCTCTTTTCAGGAGGATTAGAAACAGAATGGCAAAAGATCAGACCGGTTCTCTGGAAGGGAATTATTTTAGGCAACTTAGGAGTGTTGATTACTTGGGCCGTAATGGGGCTGTTCTCTGTTTATGTTCTAGGATTTTCACCGGTTATAGGATTTTTGTTGGGAGCCGTAGTATCATCTACGGATGCGGCGGCCGTCTTCAATGTATTAAGAACTAGAAATACGGGAATGAAAAAAGGACTGACTTCGTTGCTCGAGTTAGAGTCCGGAAGTAACGATCCGTTAGCCGTTCTTTTAACCGTAAGCATATTGAGTCTTTTAGGCCCCCGGGTACCGAAAGCGGAAGAATTAGTATTTCATATTATTGTACAGTTTTCAGTTGGATCAGTGGCGGGAGCCTTGTTTGGATATTTAATCTATAAAGGACTCAATCGAATTAAGTTAGAATACGAAGGATTGTATCCAGTATTGATTTCCGCTTCCGTATTATTTGTATATTCTGCCACGGAGTTGATAGGAGGAAATCCGTTTTTGGCTGTTTATATTGCTGGGCTTGTATTAGGAAATCAATCCTTTGTTCATAAACGGAGTAATTTACGATTTTTAGATGGAATCGCTTGGTTGATGCAGATCGTAATGTTCTTAACGTTAGGTTTGCTTGTTTATCCAAGTAGAATTCCCCCACTTTTCGGAACTGGAATTTTATTTTCATGTTTTTTAGTATTCTTCGCAAGGCCGATTGCAGTGTTTATTTCCTTAATCAGATCCGGGTATAATTTCAAAGAAAAATTATTAGTGTCCTGGATCGGACTCAGAGGCGCGGCGCCGATTATACTTGCTACGTTCCCGTTTGCTCAAGGGGTGGAGGGATCGGATAAAATTTTTCATTTAGTATTTTTTACGGTGCTCGTTTCTTTACTGATTCAAGGAACCAGTGTGCCTCAAGTGGTTCGATGGCTCGGACTGGACGCGCCTTTAGAACAAAGAGCTTCTTATCCGTTCGAGTTTGAAAATAGGGAACAGAGTGATTCCAACTTGCTCGAGTTTATCGTACCTTACGGATCGGATACGGTCGGAAAGTTTGTATATTCTTTGAATTTTCCGGAGAATTCGTTGATTACTTTGATTTATCGAGGAGATAAACATATTGTTCCAACAGGAAAAACTAAATTAGAAGAAGGTGATGTTCTTTTGATTCTGACACCAAAAGGGAGTGAAGATAAAATTCGAGAAATTCTATCTAAAATGGATTCAAACCTATCTTAA
- a CDS encoding DUF4442 domain-containing protein yields MNLGQKLRFYFLNFYPPYFGAGIRYKKIGKDFTHFQLSMKLHWWNRNLVGTHFGGSLYSMCDPFYMLILMENLGEGYIVWDKAATIRFIAPGLGQVVADFEIPKKEIERIRKEADEKRKLDVFFQTKIYDSKTGKVVAELDKVVYVRRKERIKKEKNIIK; encoded by the coding sequence ATGAACTTAGGGCAGAAACTTCGATTTTATTTTTTAAACTTTTATCCTCCTTACTTTGGGGCGGGAATTCGGTATAAAAAAATAGGTAAGGATTTTACACACTTTCAATTATCGATGAAACTTCATTGGTGGAATCGAAATCTAGTCGGAACTCATTTTGGAGGTTCGCTTTATTCTATGTGTGATCCTTTTTACATGTTGATCCTTATGGAAAATTTAGGAGAGGGATATATCGTTTGGGATAAGGCCGCAACGATTCGATTTATTGCTCCAGGATTAGGACAAGTAGTCGCGGATTTTGAAATTCCTAAAAAGGAGATAGAAAGGATTCGAAAAGAGGCGGATGAAAAAAGAAAATTAGACGTATTTTTTCAGACTAAAATTTATGATTCTAAAACCGGAAAGGTTGTTGCAGAACTTGATAAAGTAGTTTATGTGAGAAGGAAAGAAAGGATTAAAAAAGAAAAAAACATTATAAAATAA
- a CDS encoding 7TM diverse intracellular signaling domain-containing protein, which produces MFFLFIKFQRTFTNRFLFLVLFLSFILPKGIHSSPESEICEFDQIEFALDLDPSNEVPKEPKRSLVFLPKESSFLKLGFIKESVWIRFNIKQYPRSRCFLRIPQVTLDGAALFAKSSVQITGDRFRYSERSVDDYYPVFYLEPLDIQKEKNQYYLWIKTSSIINFPIFLESGLEYQKGNYYRNLLILFLLVLSLFIILLIGFIYRQTLDPVYLSIMGFLVFITLEGWVCFANGYKYLWPNVPEFQNITSTLFAFLALACSVCFMVQFLSPSPLHKIFRFLLFGTVIVVVCLAILSSFVLDRALVIKILSWTFVCISVLVLVSTFSVIKSFSPARKIILCMIPIIGSGLITILYYLDLLKYNEYYVHAYLLSLPSIYIVITVSLKDREKFVKRKFLSRAYDIRQMQEKLNLPVQVQGQNKTPSLQFSLDYLLRVERIFKNPELSKKDFAEILRIAPNDLDRFVQEFSNLQSFEIYVNRYRVEEAKHLLKTRKDLKSSEIAHRSGFVSGREMEKSFKTLTGMTSAEYKLMLFPDSI; this is translated from the coding sequence ATGTTTTTTCTCTTCATAAAATTCCAACGAACTTTTACCAATCGTTTTTTATTTTTGGTCTTATTCTTATCTTTTATATTACCGAAAGGAATTCATTCTTCTCCTGAATCCGAAATCTGCGAGTTTGATCAAATCGAATTTGCTCTCGATCTTGATCCATCAAACGAAGTACCTAAAGAACCCAAAAGGAGTCTCGTTTTTTTACCGAAAGAGAGTTCGTTTTTAAAATTGGGTTTTATCAAAGAGTCGGTCTGGATTCGGTTTAACATTAAACAGTATCCAAGATCCAGATGTTTTTTGAGGATTCCACAAGTAACGTTAGACGGAGCGGCGCTTTTTGCAAAATCTTCCGTTCAAATTACCGGCGATCGTTTTAGATATTCGGAAAGATCCGTAGACGATTATTATCCTGTTTTTTATTTGGAACCTTTAGATATACAAAAAGAAAAGAATCAATATTATCTTTGGATCAAAACGTCTTCTATTATCAACTTTCCAATTTTTTTAGAATCTGGTTTGGAATATCAAAAAGGAAATTATTATAGAAATCTTTTGATTCTTTTTTTGCTCGTATTAAGTTTATTTATTATATTGTTGATTGGTTTTATTTATCGTCAAACTCTTGATCCGGTCTATTTAAGCATCATGGGATTTCTTGTGTTTATAACACTGGAAGGTTGGGTTTGTTTTGCAAACGGATATAAGTATCTATGGCCTAACGTACCTGAATTTCAAAATATCACATCTACGTTATTCGCTTTTTTGGCTCTTGCTTGTTCCGTTTGTTTTATGGTTCAATTCCTTTCACCTTCGCCTCTTCATAAAATTTTTCGTTTTCTGTTATTCGGAACTGTGATCGTAGTCGTATGTTTGGCGATTTTGTCCTCTTTTGTTTTGGATCGCGCCTTGGTGATAAAAATTCTTTCGTGGACATTTGTTTGTATTTCGGTTTTAGTTTTAGTTTCTACCTTTTCCGTAATAAAGTCTTTTTCTCCTGCTAGAAAAATAATTTTATGTATGATTCCTATTATCGGAAGCGGATTGATTACAATTTTATACTATTTAGATTTACTAAAATATAATGAGTACTATGTGCACGCTTATTTATTATCTCTTCCTTCGATTTATATAGTAATTACGGTAAGTCTAAAAGATCGGGAAAAATTCGTAAAAAGGAAATTTTTAAGCCGTGCTTACGATATACGTCAGATGCAGGAAAAATTGAATCTTCCGGTTCAAGTGCAGGGTCAAAATAAAACTCCTTCACTTCAATTCAGTTTAGATTATCTGTTAAGAGTAGAGCGAATTTTTAAGAATCCGGAATTAAGTAAAAAAGATTTTGCGGAAATTCTCAGGATTGCGCCTAACGATTTAGATCGGTTTGTCCAGGAATTTTCTAACCTTCAGTCGTTTGAAATTTACGTCAATCGATACAGAGTAGAAGAGGCAAAACATCTTTTGAAGACTAGAAAGGATCTAAAATCTTCAGAAATCGCACATAGATCTGGTTTTGTTTCTGGTAGGGAAATGGAAAAATCTTTTAAAACCTTAACCGGAATGACTTCTGCCGAATACAAATTGATGCTGTTTCCGGATTCTATTTAA
- a CDS encoding MltA domain-containing protein, translated as MRLLFIFICFVVLNVYSLYSKELEKSGFISSQKSDSILQLEDFDSLERALKESELYYQKLPSNWKTQVRQISYHKNQMLKSLKVLKKILRERNPESRKIQFQNSFLLLETKDETLGRITAYYEVIIEGRFYPEGDFIYPVLEIPSDLIVKKEGNEKSVGKIVNEVFVPYETRTELSHSSVWKNRSKAIVYVKIVDLHLAQLEGSALVKVPDHTPFRITYSADNGKEYLSPAESLKGICSSLIPSDLKNCILKYPKEVEAAILKNPRYIFFKRESSAPRGSGGIELIPKRSVAMDPGIPLGIPVLISFESSVLTEKNRIVFVHDRGSQITGHGRLDYFLGTGETAEYQAGRVNTQGKIFLILPKK; from the coding sequence ATGCGTTTGTTATTTATTTTTATCTGTTTTGTTGTACTTAACGTATATTCGTTGTACTCAAAAGAGTTGGAAAAGTCCGGATTTATTTCTAGTCAAAAATCCGATTCAATTTTACAATTGGAAGATTTTGATTCCTTAGAGCGGGCTTTAAAAGAATCGGAATTGTATTACCAAAAACTTCCTTCCAATTGGAAAACTCAAGTTCGACAAATTTCGTATCATAAAAATCAAATGTTAAAATCCTTGAAAGTTTTAAAAAAAATTCTTCGAGAAAGAAACCCAGAGTCTAGAAAAATCCAATTTCAAAATTCGTTTTTACTTTTAGAAACAAAAGACGAAACTCTTGGAAGAATTACTGCATATTATGAAGTTATAATAGAGGGAAGGTTTTATCCAGAAGGAGATTTTATTTATCCAGTTTTGGAAATTCCTTCCGATTTAATCGTAAAAAAGGAAGGAAATGAAAAATCGGTTGGTAAAATTGTAAATGAAGTTTTTGTTCCGTATGAAACTAGAACGGAATTGTCTCATTCTTCGGTTTGGAAGAATCGATCAAAAGCGATCGTATACGTCAAAATCGTGGATTTACATCTCGCACAATTGGAAGGTTCGGCTCTTGTAAAAGTTCCAGATCATACTCCATTTCGCATAACGTATTCGGCGGATAATGGAAAGGAATATCTGAGTCCCGCGGAATCTCTAAAGGGAATTTGTAGTAGTTTGATTCCTTCCGATTTAAAAAATTGTATTCTTAAATATCCCAAAGAGGTCGAAGCGGCGATCCTCAAAAATCCAAGATATATTTTTTTTAAACGAGAATCTTCTGCGCCTCGAGGAAGTGGGGGTATTGAATTGATTCCGAAACGATCCGTTGCGATGGATCCTGGGATTCCTTTGGGGATTCCTGTTTTGATTTCTTTTGAATCTTCTGTTTTAACTGAAAAAAATAGAATCGTATTTGTACATGATCGAGGATCTCAAATTACGGGACATGGTCGTTTGGATTATTTTTTGGGGACCGGTGAAACGGCTGAATATCAAGCTGGGAGAGTCAACACTCAAGGAAAAATTTTTTTGATCCTGCCTAAGAAATAA
- a CDS encoding phasin-related domain-containing protein, protein MEKQILDVLNAGLGLIKASQEGLGKAKADLEKTYLELVTKGASDNSEATVKIRETVDKVINDIKEVTSVAGKNYEETRAKIIENYNKITEEIKNKIPEGQIEAVKAKINEVAEAIKNTTAGKATVSK, encoded by the coding sequence ATGGAAAAGCAAATTCTAGATGTTCTAAATGCGGGTCTGGGACTCATCAAAGCTAGTCAAGAAGGTCTGGGTAAAGCGAAAGCTGATCTTGAAAAAACCTATTTGGAACTTGTCACAAAAGGAGCTTCTGATAATTCTGAGGCAACTGTAAAAATCCGTGAAACCGTTGATAAAGTTATCAACGATATTAAGGAAGTGACTTCCGTTGCTGGCAAAAACTATGAAGAAACCAGAGCTAAAATCATCGAGAACTACAACAAAATCACCGAAGAGATCAAAAACAAAATCCCTGAAGGTCAAATCGAAGCCGTAAAGGCAAAAATCAACGAAGTGGCAGAGGCGATCAAAAATACTACTGCCGGAAAAGCTACCGTTTCTAAATAA
- a CDS encoding glycerophosphodiester phosphodiesterase, translated as MIENIKNRNDLKRPLVFAHRGFSGEFPENTMIAFQKAIREKVDLIELDVTLSEDREVVVIHDDDLDRTTKLVGNVRKFKSEILSELDAGSWFDRKFKKEKIPFLKDVLRLIQKSKTDLNIEIKSTALDSYINENSIELNVLHLIRRFQISHRVVISSFSWECLERIRNIDSQVKLGVLVGDGSGNVSEAVIFGEKIKAWSIHPSMEDASEENLRSISEKNFLSVIYTVNEKKDMKRFLDFGADGLFTNFPKTMKKLINQYSR; from the coding sequence ATGATTGAGAATATTAAAAATCGGAACGATTTAAAACGTCCCCTCGTTTTTGCACATCGAGGTTTTAGCGGAGAATTTCCGGAAAATACTATGATCGCGTTTCAAAAGGCGATTCGCGAGAAAGTGGATCTGATCGAATTGGACGTAACTCTTTCCGAAGATAGAGAAGTTGTTGTCATTCACGACGACGATTTGGATCGAACTACAAAGTTGGTAGGAAATGTTCGTAAATTTAAATCAGAAATATTAAGCGAACTCGACGCTGGTTCATGGTTTGATCGAAAATTTAAAAAAGAAAAAATCCCCTTCTTAAAAGACGTATTACGTTTAATTCAAAAATCCAAGACCGATTTAAATATAGAAATCAAATCAACCGCACTTGATTCTTACATAAATGAAAATTCTATCGAGTTGAATGTCTTACATTTGATTCGTAGATTTCAAATTTCTCATCGAGTTGTAATTTCCTCTTTTTCTTGGGAATGTTTAGAAAGAATTAGAAATATAGATTCACAAGTAAAATTAGGTGTTCTTGTTGGAGACGGAAGTGGAAACGTTTCAGAAGCGGTTATTTTTGGTGAAAAAATCAAAGCTTGGAGTATTCATCCTTCTATGGAAGACGCTTCGGAAGAAAATTTAAGATCAATATCTGAAAAAAATTTTCTAAGCGTAATTTATACGGTGAACGAAAAAAAAGATATGAAACGATTTTTAGATTTTGGAGCGGACGGTCTTTTTACGAATTTCCCAAAAACTATGAAGAAGTTGATAAATCAATATTCACGTTAG
- a CDS encoding SET domain-containing protein, producing MQLRKKTSRSNIFHEKDFEIKPSSIPGIGMGLFPKENVNKGDTIGYYTGKILTDRTANSSKYCESKYLLWICKDHWIYGEGKESNYTRFMNHSSKPNVRLVVSVRWKTARFEAIRKIKSGEELFFDYGDEYWINTDIDPIERN from the coding sequence ATGCAATTACGTAAAAAAACTTCACGATCTAATATCTTCCACGAAAAGGACTTCGAGATCAAACCTTCTTCGATTCCTGGGATTGGAATGGGATTATTCCCAAAAGAAAACGTAAACAAAGGTGATACCATAGGATATTATACTGGAAAAATTCTTACGGATAGAACTGCAAACTCATCTAAATACTGCGAGTCTAAGTATTTGCTTTGGATCTGCAAGGACCATTGGATTTACGGAGAAGGAAAAGAAAGCAACTACACTCGTTTTATGAATCACAGTTCTAAACCGAATGTAAGACTTGTAGTATCCGTCCGTTGGAAAACGGCAAGATTTGAAGCCATTCGAAAAATCAAGTCAGGAGAAGAATTATTCTTCGATTATGGAGACGAATATTGGATCAATACGGACATAGATCCGATCGAAAGGAATTAG
- a CDS encoding IS5 family transposase (programmed frameshift), whose amino-acid sequence MDKYYSEIPDGLWKQIAPLIPKEKVNPKGGRNRVPTRLVMAGIIYRMKTGCQWRAIPNEFGSGQTCHRRFQEWERAGVFKKIYKSILKYYDVKNQIAWDWASMDSAMVKAPKGGALTGKNPTDRAKLGVKRHILTDGNGIPLAITLSGANVHDKHAVKDTLNSILIFSGRRKKKPKHLCLDKGYDFKDIEVLIKRRNIQSHIRKKGEKPLIGKYKGKPRRWVVERTNSWHNRFRAILIRWERKSENYLASLYLASSIIAFNFFDR is encoded by the exons ATGGACAAATATTATTCAGAGATACCGGATGGACTTTGGAAACAAATAGCCCCATTGATCCCGAAAGAAAAGGTAAATCCGAAAGGAGGTCGCAATCGAGTACCAACACGATTAGTAATGGCCGGTATCATCTATCGAATGAAAACAGGCTGTCAGTGGCGTGCCATTCCGAATGAGTTTGGATCTGGCCAAACTTGTCACAGAAGATTTCAAGAATGGGAACGAGCAGGAGTATTCAAAAAGATTTATAAATCTATTTTAAAATATTATGATGTAAAGAATCAGATAGCATGGGACTGGGCTTCGATGGATTCGGCAATGGTTAAAGCTCCCAAAGGGGGAGCTT TAACTGGGAAAAACCCTACAGACCGTGCCAAATTGGGGGTTAAACGGCATATTCTTACAGATGGAAATGGAATTCCTTTGGCCATAACATTGAGTGGAGCCAATGTTCATGATAAACACGCTGTAAAAGATACGTTGAATTCAATCCTGATTTTTTCCGGTAGAAGAAAAAAGAAACCAAAACATCTTTGTTTAGATAAAGGATATGATTTCAAAGATATAGAAGTTTTAATCAAAAGAAGAAACATTCAATCTCATATTCGGAAAAAAGGTGAGAAGCCTCTCATTGGTAAATATAAAGGAAAACCTAGACGATGGGTCGTTGAAAGAACTAACAGTTGGCACAATCGATTCAGGGCTATCCTAATTCGTTGGGAAAGAAAATCTGAAAATTATCTTGCATCTCTTTATCTCGCAAGCTCTATCATTGCTTTTAACTTTTTTGATAGGTAG